A genomic window from Nicotiana sylvestris chromosome 11, ASM39365v2, whole genome shotgun sequence includes:
- the LOC138881780 gene encoding uncharacterized mitochondrial protein AtMg00820-like codes for MKDFVSLNIHQDVPYALDKYISYDRISPKYQAYVAATSSITEPTSYSQVVQDLKWVDAMNEEIKALENNHTSDIITLPEGKRPIGCKLIYKIKYKASGDIERFKARLVAKGYSQNKGIDYQEIFSPVVRMVTVRIVSSIVASKKWCTYQMDVY; via the coding sequence ATGAAAGACTTTGTATCTCTAAATATCCATCAAGATGTTCCTTATGCCTTAGATAAGTACATCAGTTATGACAGAATATCTCCTAAGTATCAAGCATATGTTGCAGCAACCTCCTCAATCACTGAACCTACTAGTTACTCTCAAGTTGTTCAAGATCTTAAGTGGGTAGATGCTATGAATGAAGAAATAAAAGCACTGGAGAACAACCACACATCAGATATTATAACACTACCAGAAGGTAAGAGGCCTATTGGATGTAAGTTGAtttacaaaatcaaatataaagcTTCAGGTGATATTGAGAGGTTTAAAGCTAGGCTAGTAGCTAAAGGATATAGTCAAAATAAAGGAATTGATTATCAAGAAATATTTTCACCAGTAGTGAGAATGGTTACAGTAAGAATTGTGTCAAGCATTGTAGCTTCAAAGAAATGGTGTACATATCAAATGGATGTATactga